The nucleotide window ACGTCGCCCGCTCGGTCTACGAAGGGGTTCAGGACGTCGGCCGCGACGCTTGGGACACCAGCTCCTACCAGCGCGAGAACACGCTGATGCTCTCCGACGAGTCCGAGGCCGACGCCTCACCGAAACTGATCATCAACAACCACGATACCGAGGCCAGTCACTCCGCGACGGTCGGCCAGATCGACGCTGAGGACCTGCTGTATATGACCTCCCGCGGTGTCGATCCACGGTCGGCACGCAACATGCTCGTCGAAGGCTTCTTCGTCCCCGTGCTCGAGGAAGTCGACGTCGACGAACTGCGCGAGGACTTAGAAGACCTCGTCGCGGCACGACTTCGCGAGCGATAGACCCGACCGCCGCGACGCTCGATTCGGAACTCGAATCCGGGATCGGTTGGCCGTTCCCGAGCGGTTTTCGTCGCGTTTTTTGCCCGCCCAGCGCCGGCAGTGTGTCGACCCCGCGACGGTGTCTGACGACGACTTTTGTACGATGCGCTGGTACACCTGACTGATGCGGGCCCTTTCCGTCGAACTCGAGGACGAACTCGTCGACGCACTCGAAGCCGAGCGAGCGCTGTTCGGCTTCGAGAGTCGGCAGGCGTACGTTCGCTGGATCATCGAACACCGCGGCTCGATCGAGGCCGACCAGCCGGCTGACCGCAGCGGCGACCGGGACCGGGATCGAGATCGACTGCTGGCGGAGTATGGCAAGCGACTCAATCGGCTCGAGGACCGAGTTTCGGCGCTTTCGTCGACGGCCGATCGAGACGAGGATCGAACAGACGACGGAGCGGACGCGGGCGACACGAACGGTGCGACACCGACATCGACAGTCGACGCTGCCGACTCGGATCGGGACGGATACGTACCCGCCGACCAGCGTGATCGATCGAGCCAGTGCGACGATGCGGAGACGATGCAGTCAGCAGAGCCGGTCCTCGAGGTACGTGGCTCACCTCGGACGGTTCGACACGGCCCCGAGGCGACTGACCAACGAGACGGTGAGGCCTCGAGGACGGCATCGGGAACACGTGCCGACGGTGGGTCGGCGGCGACGGACGACAGTTCGGTGGCGACCACCGATGCCGCGGTCGAGTCCGACGCCGACCAGACGGCCGCCACCCCGACGCTCTCCCCGGAACGCGTCGCACGCATTCCGGAAGATCCGGTGGTGGAAGACGCCGGCGTGCTCGGCTCCGTCGAGACCGAGCGACTCGACGAACTCTCCCGACGAGCGGTTGCGACGACGCGCAAACGGCTGAACAGGGAGGTCCAAACCGGCCTCGAGTACACCTCCTCGACCCGACTCGCCGATGACGGTGTTCGTCCGGGCGAGGATGTGGCCGATCTCGAGGCGCTGTCGATTCCGGGTCGGTCGGCAGAGACGATCGAGAAACGCCGTCACGCCGTCGGTCGAGCGCTCGCGTACGTGCGGGACGAAGGCCGAGCACGCCGCTCCGATTTCGTCGAGGCGCTCTATAAGGAGTGTCCGGCCGGCTACGAGACCGAAGACGGCTGGTGGCGGTGTATCAAAACAGGGCTGAAGCAGGTCGACTGCGTCGACGGTGGCGAGGGATCACGCGTCTGGCATTATCGGCGATGAGCACCGGACAGGACGCCGTCGACCGACTCGAAAACATCGAGTAGGGACGGTTAAGTATCAGCGGCCCGGACATCGTCGTATGAGTTTGGGACAGCGTGTCTCGAGCGACAACCAACTGACTCGACTGCTCCAGATCGGGGTCGTTTTGGAAGAGCTAGTCGAGTCACGGGCCGCCCACCATCTCGATTCGCTTTCGCCCGAAGAGCAGGCGACGGTCGACGAGGCGGTACAAGAGTTGCTCGTCGAGGCCGCAGCAGAGTCGGCAGACCACCGGGAGCGCCTCGAGGCGCTGATCGCTGATCTCGAGGCCGAGACGGTTCCCTACGAGGAGATCAACGCGTTGGTCGACGCCCAGTACGGCCCCCCGGAAGATACCGACGGCGTCCTCTACGATCAACTGGCGAACGAAGAGACGGCGTACAAGTTCTACGACGACCTCATCGAAGCGATCGAGGCGTCCGACGCCGAGTTCGCCATCGATCGCGACCGACTGCTCGCGACGCTCTCCGAGATCCGCGAAGAAGAACGTGAGGGCGTCAAAGAGGTAACCGAGATCATGGAGCAACGAGCATGAACACAGTCGGCTACCCGGAGCACGCGGTCGCTGTCCCTACGACGCTGCGAACGGTACGGTGTATGGACTCCCGGGGGTTGTTACGCCGGCGAGAAAACACTGCGACAGGCGGCTACAACGGAGAGATGCAATGAATACCGCAGATCAGTATCTCAAGGCTATCTATCTCGCACAACGAATCGAAGAGGGCCCTGCATCGACCGGCACGCTCGCGGATTTGCTCGAGGTCAGCCCGGCGAGCGTCAACGAGATGATCGGCAAACTCGAGGATCGAGGGCTCGTCGAACACGAGAAGTACAAGGGTGCGACCCTCACCGACGAGGGACTCGAACGCGCACACGACGCCCTCCAGACGTACTGCATCATCGAACGGTTTCTCGCCAACGTCCTCGAGGTCGACGAGTTCCGCGACGAGGCACGGGCCTTAGAGAGCGTCATCGACGACACCGTCGCCGAGCGCCTCGACACCATCATCAACCGACCCAGCGACTGTCCCGACTGTTTCGATCCCGAGCGGGATTACTGCGAGCGACTCGAGGTCGGTCCCGACGGCTGTGCGGACTGAGACGGTCTGCGATCCCGAGTTTTCGGTGCCTCCAAGGCGAGGCCGCGGGTGCCACTGGCACTGACGAGAAGTCGTCCGTATGCGGCGCTGTTCTGTCGTTTCGACCGACTCCGTTAGGGCTCCGGATCGCCGAAACGAACGTATCTGTGCCCGACGAGCGCTGCGACGGCGAGTGCGGCGACGACGGTCACGCCGATCCCCAACGGCAGCGTCCAGCGCCCGTGGTTGCCGGCCCAGTCGTCGTCGAAAACGGCTGCATAGTAGGCTGCGATCTCCGTTCCGTGGACCGCGACGAGCACCTCGCGATTGTTCTCGAACGCGTTGTCGTTCCAGTTCGCGCTGCCGACGACGACCTCCCGATCGATCACCACGCCTTTGGCGTGGATCTTTTTGAACCGGTCGGTCTCGTCGACGAGTTTGGCCTCGAGCGGGAGCGATTCGTCGGCGGCCAGTTGCCGGAGTGCTTTCGTGAGCGCGTCGTTTTCGGCTTCGTTGTACCACGTCGAATCGAGCAGGATCTTGACGTCGACGCCCCGGCGGGCGGCGTCGATCGTCGCCTCGAGAACGGCGGTATCGTCGTCGATGCTGGCCTGTTTGACGAGGATTTCGTCGTCGGCCGCGTCGAGAAGTGTTGTCAGCCGCCGGTCGGCGTTGTCCGGCGCGACGAGGAGTTCGGCAGTATCGACGGGAACCGTCGTCGGTTCGTGTTCACGTGAGCGGATTCGGGTGTCTGCCCCGTCGCTCTCGTCGTCGACGAACGCGGTCGTTTCCAGATGGCTCGAACCGGCGACGGTGTCCCAGCCACCGTGGTCCGCTCGAAAGACAGCCGCGAGATCCGCCGCGAGCCGTTCGTCCTCGAGTCGAACGCCCCAGCCGCGACTCGAAGTTCCGCCGATGCCCGACGGTTTCCAGTTCTCGCTCGTGACGAGGACGGTGTCGTCGACGACAGCGTACTTCGGGTGGTGGTAACGGTAGCGAGCGCCTTCGTCGCCGATAACGCGGACGTCGACGCCGCCCGATTCAAGCGTTTCGAGGACCGGCTCGGTCGCTTGCGGTGTGCCGCCGACGGGCCCGCCCTCGAGGAGGACGGCGACGTCGACGCCGCGGTCGGCCGCCGCGACGAGGTCGGCTGCGATTTCGCTCGAGGTGAACGTGTACCCCGCGAGCAGGAGCCGATCGTCGGCCTCGCGGAGCGTTTCACGCGGAACGTCGGGTGCGTCGGGCAGGACGAACGCCGTCGCCTCGTCGACGTCGACGCTCGAGACGGGGAGACAGGTCGCGCCTCGAGGGTGCCAGCTTCCGTCGGCTGGGTCGGTCGGCTGTGAATCGGCAGTGACTGCGCCGCCGTCGGTTCGGTACCATCGTTCGGCTGTCGGTGCGCGGTCGTACGAGACCGTATCGACGACGGTCGTTCCGTTTCGCATCTCGAGTGTGTCGCCGTCGACGGCGAGTCGCAGGGTTCCCTCGAGGCCAAGGACAGGGTGGTCGGTCAGTCCATCGGTGACGTTCGGATCGGTACTCACCGCGACGCGGCCGGAGACGGTGCGGTTGGGAAGGGCAGCGGTCGTGTGTCCATCGGTGATCGTCCAGTTCTCGAGTGGCGTTTCTGGTGGGACCTCGAGGACGAGATACTCGCCGACGTTACCGTGGGTGGTCGGATTGGGGTAGAGTTCGACGATTCGGGGATCGATGTCGGTTGTATTCCCCGCTGTCACCGTTGTGTTCATCATGTTTGTCGACCCAGTCATACTGGGGGGACAGGGTGGGCCGCTTTCCAGATCGTGTCGTGGGTCGATCGACGAACTCTCGTTCGTCGTAGATTCGGCTGTCATGAACCCAATCCCTGCCGTCACAGTCGCGACGAACCCGACGGTACCGACCACGACGAGCACGACGTACGCGAGCCGTCGGCGCTCCATCGGGCCGTCTGGCCTCCCCTTCTAATATAAACCCTCGGCTCCAGCGTTCGACGTAGACGCTGTCCGTGGAACGGACACGTGAAAAATCGAGCCGATTCCGTCCGTTAGGCTGCCGGCTCGAGTGAGGCTTTCTCGGCTTCGGCCTGCACGAGGTACGCGCGGTCGTCACTGTAGTCGGCGACGATCTCGAGGGCATCGGCGGTGCCGATCTGGTTGAGCGCCCAGGCGGCGCTGGCGCGAACGCGGTCTTCCTCGTCGTCGGCCAGCACGTCCGCGAGCGGGTCGATGGCCCGGGTGTCACCGATCAGGCCGAGTGCGCGAGCAGCCCGACTACGAACATCTGCGTTGTCGTCGACCAGTTGGTTGGCGATCGGTTGGACGGCTGCCTCGGCACCGATCTCACCGAGGGCCCGGAACGCTGGCTGCTGGAGGTTCGGGTTCGAATCGACGTAGTCGAGCAGGGTCTCGACGACCTCGTCGTCGTCGACGCCGATCTTGCCGAGGATGCTCATTGCGGCCGTGTCCCGACGGTTGGCCTTCTGGAGCATCGGGTCGATGGCTTCCTCGGGACCCATCCGCTCGAGCGCCTCGAGACAGTGTTCTTCCATGAAGTCGGAGTCGAACGTCTCGAGGGCGAGCAGGATCATCTCGACGTTGCCACGTTTCTCGTGGACTTTCAGTGCGTGCCACTCCGGCGGGAAGTCCTTGACGTGATCGAGCACGTCGTAGAACCCTTCCCGACGCATCTGTTCGCGGACCTCGAGGTCGGTCCACTCGGTGGCGTCGTCGACGTCGGACTGGAGGTCGTCACAGCACTCGAGGAGACCGGCGATCGTCTCGGCGTCGTCGTCGGCATCGAGCGCTGCGGCCTCGACGGCGTCGGCCGCCGTCTCGAGCGTCGTCTCGAGTTGGGCGGGCACGTCCTCACCCTCGGCGGAGCGTGTTACGTCGCTGCCGAGCAGGTCGTTGAACGTCTCGAGGAAGTCGTCGACGGCCTCGATCAGTTCTGCGTTCCCTTCCTCGGTCCAGCGGGTACCGGTGATCGTGCCGCTGGCGCTTTCGATCTCGCTGACGACGTCCTCGCCGTAGGGACCGCGCTGGTCCTCGAGCTCGGACTCGAGGTCGGAGACGTCGCTGTCGATATCGTCGTAACGTTCCTGCAGTTGTTCTTCGGGCGTGGGCTCTTCGTCTTCTTCATCCTCCTCGTCCTCGTCGTCGGTCTCCGGTGGCTCCGGGATCTCGACTTCGTCGAACTCGTCGCGAAACGCCTCGAGATCGGCTTCGACGACGTCGAGGTCGTCTTCGGTCTCGGCGGCCTCGAGGTCTGCTTCGAGCCCTTCGACGTCCGATTCGAACGCCGCGAGGGTCTCGCGGATGGCCTCGAGGTCGACCGATTCGCGTTCCTCCTCGGTGTCCGTTTCGTCGGCACCGGCAGACTCGTCGTCGCTCATGGCATCACCCGGGTGCTGAAACGACGTCGACGCGTGGCGGTGTGCATACACTACGGTCGTGTCAGGACCGTCCTAAGCGTTTCCATGCAGTTCGGACGACGCTGGCTGCGTATCGTCGCGCCAGTAGAGCCACGGGCTGAGCGTCATGTAGGCGATCCCGAGCGTCAACAGGGCGTACGGGAACGTTCGGCCGGCAAACGACGGGATAAGAATCGCGAGCGCGTGGACGACGCCCATGATCGCGGCGTCGCGTGCGAGCAAGTCGGGATACCGAATGCGCGAGACCATCAGATAACAGAACGCGCCCGTGACCGCGAGGACGAGCCACGGCTCGGTCTCGCCGGCGAGGATCGCAGCCCCGAGGATCGTCGCAGCGAGTGTCGTCTGGACGCCCTCGGTACAGCTCCCGCTGACGTCGTACGCTGTGTACATGCCGAGTCGGGTAACGGCCATTGCGACGAACAGCGCACAGATCACAGTGACCAGCAGTAACTCGGTCGTCACCGCACCGAAGCCGATGTCGAACCCATCGGTGACGACGACGAAGGCGAGGACGGCAGGGGCGACAGCAAAGGAGGCGACATCTGCAAGCGAGTCGAGATAGGGGCCGGCGTCGGTGCCGCCGTAGCGCCGCGCGAGGATCCCATCCAGTCCGTCCGCGATCGCTGCAAGCAAGATGAGCCGAGCGGCGAGCTCGATGTCGACGAACGCGATGACGACGGCGATGAATCCCAGCGCCGCGTTGGCGACCGTCACCGCGTCGGCGACGCCCAGTCGCCCGACGAACCGGGGGAGCATACTCGCGGATTCGACGGGGAGCTACCTTACGTGTTTTCGTTTCCGAACGCCCACTCGAGTCGACTCGGCGTTCGACGATCGAACCGGGGCCGTTATGTCGCGACTCTCCTAACGCGTTCGTATGAACAGGCGCGCCTATCTCGCCGCCGTCGGAACCGCCGTCTCTGCCGGACTGGCCGGGTGTTCGACCGTTCGCAGCGCCTTCGAAGACGAGCCCTGTAGCGGCGACGAATGTACGATCGCGATGAGCCGAAACGAGTTCCTCCCCGACGAGTACGAGACACAGGTCGGCGAAACCGTCGTCTGGAAGAACACGAGCGGGGCCGACCACACCGTGACCGCCCTCGAAAACAGCATCCCGGAGGAGGCGGAGTATTTCGCAACCGGCGGCTTCGAGGACGAGGAGACGGCCCGCACCGCCTGGCACGATTACACCGGCGGTCGGCTCAGCCCCCGCGAGACGTTCGAACACACCTTCGAAGTGCCGGGCACGTACACCTATATTTGCGAACCCCACGTCAGGGGCGGCATGATCGGAACGATCATCGTCTCGGAGTGACCGGCCACCTCGGTTCCGACTCCCTCGGTTGTGTGTCAGTTGTTCGTTTTTGCACCGCGAGCGCGCGTTCGGTTCCGTAACGAGTCCTTTCGCCACTTCACAGGCGGTCCGTACACGGCATAGCCGCGACCGACTCGAGGCCGCGAACGGCCGTTTCCGTCAGCAGTCTCTTCGAAAACCCTGTCTGTGACTCGAGGAGATCCCGCTACAGTCGGCCATTGAGAATTATTCCGTTATCGAGTATATTTCTATACATATATAGATTCAGACAGTTAGTTGTTGGATAACGAATCGGTCGCTGACGGCCCGCTAAAGGGGGTGAAATGGGACATGTCATCCGGTCACTGGGTAGGATATGACATACTCTGATCAGAATCCTCCATGTTTATACATTGGGCTCACGGTGGTCTATGTATATGTCCGAAACCGGGGCTGAGATCCGTCCGCTGGTCCGGCAGCTTCCCGATCCGACAACAGCGTCGAACGTCCACTACAACCCATCGCTTGCTGAACTCCGTGAGCTCGCGGCCGACGACGAGACGACCACCGAGTTTGGGTCGCCGTCGTACGTCAGTGAGTATCGATCGCGGAGTTCCGATCGGACGAAAAACACCGTCGATGCCGACTTCTCCGACCGCGATCACGAACTGGTCGACGAGGCTATCGATCTCGTGGGCGAGCGCAAACTGGTTTGCGTCGACCGGCTGATGGGTCGCCACCCCGAGGCGACGTTTTGTTGCCGACTGTTCGTTCCCGTCGAGCACGCGCGTATCGCGCTGGCGTGGGCGAACCTGTTCGAGCCAACCGACGGCCGCGAACCCGACCTCTACACCGTCCAGCTTCCCGACCACGACGAGACGGCGATTCGTGTCCTGCCGGATGAGAGTTTCACTGCGGTGTTAGGCAGCGACTACACCGGTGAAGCCAAGAAGTCGTTCCTTCGGATGTTCATGTTCCGAATCAAAGAGCAGGGCGGACTCGGCCTCCACGCCGGCAGCAAGCGCGTTCGCGTCCGTGACGAGGATGGCGACCTGCGCACTGTCGGGCAGGTGTTCATGGGGCTTTCGGCGACCGGCAAATCGACGCTAACCTCCCACGGCTGCTGGCTCGAAAATCCCGAAGACGCCACGATGTTGCAGGACGACGTCTGTGGACTCTTGCCAGACGGCTCGGTGCCCGGCAGTGAGGGGCAGGGCCTGTTCATCAAGACGATCGGCCTCGGTGAAGACGAACAGCCCGAACTGTACGAGGCCGCAACCGACGAGTCGGCGATCTTAGAGAACGTCGCCGTCGACGACGACGGCACGGTCCACTTCGACGAGGATCGCTACACCGCAAACTCCCGTGCGATCATCCAGCGCGATCAACTCGAGAGCGCCGACGACGAGATCGACTTAGAGCGGATGGATCAGGTCTTCTTCATCACGCGGAACCCGCTGATGCCGCCGGTCGCGAAACTCAACGACAAGCAGGCCGCCGTCGCGTTCATGCTCGGTGAGTCGATCGAGACCAGCGCCGGCGATCCATCCCGTGCGGGTGAATCGATCCGCGTCGTTGGGACGAATCCCTTTATTATGGGTCCCGAAGGCGAGGAAGGCAACATCTTCCAGGATCTCATCGACGAACTCGACGCCGAGTGTTTCGTCATCAACACGGGCTATCTTGGCGCGAAGTCCAAAGATATCGGCGTCACCGAATCCGTCACGGTGCTGACGGAAACTGCACGCGGGACGATCGAGTGGACCGACGACGACCGGACCGGATTGACGATCCCCGAATCCGTCCCCGGACTGGACATCGAGAAGTACTACGTCCCCGACCACGTCGAGGACTACGACGACGCCGTTGCAGAGTTGCGTGCCGAACGACGAACGTACCTCGAGCAGTTCGACGAACTCCGCGACGAAATCAAAGACGCCGTCTACTGATTCAGACGGTCCGTTCACGCTGTATTCGATCCCCGTTTTGCCCTGTTGATCGTCTCTCAGCCGTGAGCGATGGCGTTGCCGAACAGGAATACTGTTATATGAGTCCAGTTCTCACCTCCAGTAATGAGTCCACAGGTACGAACGCCAACGGCCCGCGTATGCGAACGGTGTGGTCGAGCAGAACGATGGGACAGCGACCTCGAGGCGTGGCAACTCGCCCGCGAAGACGGCGAAAAGCAGGTCGGGAACCCACACTGTCTTCACGAGTGGGACATCAACGGGACGTTCAATCCCGTCGCTGAACCCGACGAGTAGCCGAACGTGTGATCGCGACGGCCTGTCGTCTGCGACGTGTCACGAGCGGTGCGCGGATCTTTTTGCAGTTTCGCTCGTACCCAACAGTATGCCGACCGTCTACATCACGGCGCCGCCGGACGACGCCAACGAGATCGCCGAGACGCTGGTCGAGGAGCGACTCGCGGCCTGCGTCAACCGACTGTCGACGACCTCGACGTATCGCTGGGACGGCGAGATTCACCACGACGACGAAGCCGTCCTGCTCGCGAAGACGACCGACGGCGCCTACGACGACCTCGTCGAGCGCGTGCAGGCGCTGCATCCACACGACGTGCCGTGTATCGAGTGCTTCGACGAAGCGGACGTTCTCGAGTCGTTCGCGACGTGGCGGGCCGAAAGCGTCGACTGATCGTCAGCCGCTCGCCAACACCGGTACGGTACGCCGTCACAGGCAGTGACTGCCCGAAAAAGCAACCCTTAAAACTCGCGCACGGGTTATCACGGATATGGCTGGAACCATCGAAGTGCTCGTTCCGGGTGGCCAGGCCAACCCTGGCCCACCGCTCGGTCCCGAGCTCGGACCGACGCCCGTCGACGTGCAGGCAGTCGTACAGGAAATCAACGACCAGACGGCCGCGTTCGACGGCACGGAAGTGCCCGTCACCGTCGAATACGACGACGACGGCTCGTTCGACATCGACGTCGGTGTCCCACCGACGGCCGCACTCGTCAAAGACGAGGCCGGTTTCGAGACCGGCAGCGGCGAACCGCAGAAGGACTTCGTCGCTGACCTCTCGGTCGACCAGGTCAAGAAGATCGCCGAGCAGAAACACCCAGACCTGCTCGCCTACGACACGATCAACGCGGCAAAGGAAGTCGTCGGCACCTGCGCCTCGATGGGCGTCACCATCGAAGGCAACGACGCTCGAGACTTCAAGGAAAAAGTCGACAGCGGCGAGTACGACGACGTGCTCGCAGCAGACGCGTAATCGGTTCGGACGTCGACGCCGGACGAGACCGTTTTTTTACGACCGTAAAACGGTGAGCGATCAGCAATCCGCTCGAAGATTGTGAGCGACAACTCGATCATCGTTTACAAAGTACCGAAGCCGTTAGTCGATCGAGCGTCGCAGTCAGCTCGGGTCCAGTATCAAACTTTGTTCGCGGGCGGGACGGTCCGCTCGTCGGGACTGGTCGTTCCGGCCGATCCGAACAGGACGCGGACGCCAGCGCCGACGCCGAGTGCGCCGGCAAGAACGGCAACGGCAGCAGTCGCGACGAGTGATAGGCCAGCAAGACCGGCGACAACGCTTCCGGTGATGACGCCGATCCACACCTGATCGGCACCGAACCGCGCCGCGACGGCGTGGCCGATCGCGACGAGTCCGAGCGCCGTCAGTATCGGCAGTAGTGTGAGACCAGTGATGACCAGTACGATGCCGAAGAACGTCCCGAGGCTCGTCCCGACGATCAAATACCCCGTCGCTGTAACCCCGCTGAGGACGAGAAGTGTCGGCAATCCGATACACAGTGAAATAACCGGACTGCGGCGTGATTTCGTCACGGTCCGAAGCCCGTACCCCTGTCCCAGGCCGAGCACGACCGAGGCGACCACGAGCATCGCGGCGAACTGGACACCGACGCGCTCGAGCGAACTCAGCGACTGGTACGTCTCGAGATCGAGTCCGGTAACGAAAAGCGGCACGAACGACTCGAGTGTCGTCGAGCAAACGACACTATATAAATCTAATGGCCACATGCTGAAACGCTACAGTGGCATATTCTATAGTATTTTCGGTAATTGATATTATTTCCACACGTGATAGAAACACGAATAGTCTCTCGGACCGATCACTCGGTTGGCTATCGGTGACAGTCGCCGTTCGCCTCGAGATCGGATCTCGTGGCCGGTTTTGGGAACTCCGTCAGGACAGTTCGACGGGTTTAAGTTCGACATGGCACTTCGTTCAACAGAGACAGGCATTGCCTGTTTCACTGACCCGTAGGAGCATTCCTGCGTACTACGGAGGTGAACGATGGCAGATTCGGATATCACAACCGCAGTGGCTCGCGCACTCGAGGAGTCGCCGGATCGGAACTTTACCGAGACGGTAGACCTCGCGATTAACTTGCGCGACCTTGACCTAAACGAACCGTCGAACCGTGTTGATGAGTCCATCGTCCTGCCGTCCGGAACCGGCCAAGAGACGATCATCGTCGTTATTGCCGAAGGCGAAACGGCTGTCCGCGCCGAAGAGGTTGCGGACGACGTGCTTTCGATCGACGACGTGGCCGATCTGGACGACGACGAAGCCAAAGATATGGCTGACGAGACGGACTTCTTCATCGCCGAAGAGGCGATGATGCAAGATATCGCCCGGCACCTGGGTACCATTCTCGGTCCCCGAGGGAAGATGCCGGACCCACTCTCGCCCGACGACGACGTCGTCGAGACCGTCAACCGGCTCAAGAATACCGTGCAGCTTCGCTCCGGCGACCGACGAACGTTCCACACGCTCGTCGGCGCCGAAGATATGGATGCCGAAGACATCTCGGACAACATCGACGTCATCCTGCGTCGCCTGCACGCCGACCTCGAGAAAGGTCCCCAGAACATCGACGCCGTCTACGTGAAGACGACGATGGGACCGTCCGTGGAGGTGGCCTAAAATGAGCGCACAGGCTGAACGCAAAACCGAGAACCTTCCCCAGTGGAAGAAAGAAGAAGTCGACGAGCTCGCGTCGATCATTGACAACTACGGGAGCGTCGGCATCGTCGGCATTGCTGGCATTCCGAGCAAGCAGCTTCAGGACATGCGCCGTGACCTTCACGGGACTGCCGAGCTGCGCGTCAGCCGCAACACCCTACAGACGCGTGCGCTCGAGGACGCCGGACTCGGCGACCTCGTCGAGCACATCGAAGGGCAGGTCGGCATCGTCGCGACCGACGAGAACCCGTTCTCGCTGTACAAGGAGCTCGAGGCGTCGAAGACGCCTGCGCCGATCAACGAGGGCGAAGTCGCGCCGAACGACATCGTCATCCCCGAGGGTGACACCGGTGTCGATCCGGGGCCGTTCGTCGGTGAACTCCAGAGCATCGGTGCAAACGCACGCATCGAAGAGGGCTCGATTCAGGTCATGGAGGACTCGACGGTCTTAGAGGCCGGCGAGCAAGTCTCTGCGGATCTGTCGAACGTCCTCAACGAGCTTGGGATCGAACCCAAGGAAGTCGGACTCGACCTCAGAGCAGTCATTGCTGAGGGCGTGCTCTTCGACCCAGAAGACCTCGACATCGATATCGAGGCCTACGAGAGCGACGTGGCGACGGCCGCCGCTCGTGCTCGGAACCTCTCGGTCAACGCGAGCTACCCGACGGAAGCGACCGCACCAACGCTCATCGCCAAAGCCACGGGCGAGGCCAAGAGCCTCGGCCTGCAGGCAGCGATCGAGGACGAAGCCCTGATGCCCGACCTCGTCTCGAAAGCCGACGCACAGCTGCGTGCGCTTGCGGCCCAGATCGACGACGAGGAAGCCCTGCCTGAGGAGCTGCAGGGCGTCGAGGCTCCTGCCGCACCGGCAGCAGCCGACGAGGGCGAGGACGAATCGGCAGACGACCACGACGACGCTGAGGCCGACGA belongs to Natronorubrum aibiense and includes:
- the cutA gene encoding divalent-cation tolerance protein CutA; protein product: MPTVYITAPPDDANEIAETLVEERLAACVNRLSTTSTYRWDGEIHHDDEAVLLAKTTDGAYDDLVERVQALHPHDVPCIECFDEADVLESFATWRAESVD
- a CDS encoding 50S ribosomal protein L1 translates to MADSDITTAVARALEESPDRNFTETVDLAINLRDLDLNEPSNRVDESIVLPSGTGQETIIVVIAEGETAVRAEEVADDVLSIDDVADLDDDEAKDMADETDFFIAEEAMMQDIARHLGTILGPRGKMPDPLSPDDDVVETVNRLKNTVQLRSGDRRTFHTLVGAEDMDAEDISDNIDVILRRLHADLEKGPQNIDAVYVKTTMGPSVEVA
- a CDS encoding 50S ribosomal protein L10, which produces MSAQAERKTENLPQWKKEEVDELASIIDNYGSVGIVGIAGIPSKQLQDMRRDLHGTAELRVSRNTLQTRALEDAGLGDLVEHIEGQVGIVATDENPFSLYKELEASKTPAPINEGEVAPNDIVIPEGDTGVDPGPFVGELQSIGANARIEEGSIQVMEDSTVLEAGEQVSADLSNVLNELGIEPKEVGLDLRAVIAEGVLFDPEDLDIDIEAYESDVATAAARARNLSVNASYPTEATAPTLIAKATGEAKSLGLQAAIEDEALMPDLVSKADAQLRALAAQIDDEEALPEELQGVEAPAAPAAADEGEDESADDHDDAEADDADTDDDEDDDGDGAEGLGAMFG
- a CDS encoding 50S ribosomal protein L11, producing the protein MAGTIEVLVPGGQANPGPPLGPELGPTPVDVQAVVQEINDQTAAFDGTEVPVTVEYDDDGSFDIDVGVPPTAALVKDEAGFETGSGEPQKDFVADLSVDQVKKIAEQKHPDLLAYDTINAAKEVVGTCASMGVTIEGNDARDFKEKVDSGEYDDVLAADA
- a CDS encoding HEWD family protein; its protein translation is MSPQVRTPTARVCERCGRAERWDSDLEAWQLAREDGEKQVGNPHCLHEWDINGTFNPVAEPDE
- a CDS encoding phosphoenolpyruvate carboxykinase (ATP), whose protein sequence is MSETGAEIRPLVRQLPDPTTASNVHYNPSLAELRELAADDETTTEFGSPSYVSEYRSRSSDRTKNTVDADFSDRDHELVDEAIDLVGERKLVCVDRLMGRHPEATFCCRLFVPVEHARIALAWANLFEPTDGREPDLYTVQLPDHDETAIRVLPDESFTAVLGSDYTGEAKKSFLRMFMFRIKEQGGLGLHAGSKRVRVRDEDGDLRTVGQVFMGLSATGKSTLTSHGCWLENPEDATMLQDDVCGLLPDGSVPGSEGQGLFIKTIGLGEDEQPELYEAATDESAILENVAVDDDGTVHFDEDRYTANSRAIIQRDQLESADDEIDLERMDQVFFITRNPLMPPVAKLNDKQAAVAFMLGESIETSAGDPSRAGESIRVVGTNPFIMGPEGEEGNIFQDLIDELDAECFVINTGYLGAKSKDIGVTESVTVLTETARGTIEWTDDDRTGLTIPESVPGLDIEKYYVPDHVEDYDDAVAELRAERRTYLEQFDELRDEIKDAVY